From a region of the Terriglobia bacterium genome:
- a CDS encoding aminotransferase class I/II-fold pyridoxal phosphate-dependent enzyme, whose product MRSSAAPRGTAEVQDESKRAATVDLRSDTVTRPTPAMRRAMAEAEVGDDVYGEDPTINRLEHRAAETFGREAAIFVPTGTMGNQIAIKCHTRPGQEVICEARSHILDYEMAMLAHFSGCIPRAVPGEDGILRWSEIKKKIRPKTYYVAQTGLVELENTHNMGGGTVYPTEVAEEICDGAHQAGLPVHLDGARVFNAAAALQRPVAEITRKFDSVMFCLSKGLAAPVGSLLVGSRKFIDQARVYRKALGGGMRQAGILAAAGLIALEEMPKRLHEDHANARWMAEELAKVRGIKLDAKKVATNIVVFNVAGTGKTSAEISRALAERGVLINGIDPENMRLVTHMDVDRAACGRALEALRKVCG is encoded by the coding sequence ATGAGGAGCAGCGCCGCGCCGCGAGGCACGGCTGAAGTCCAGGACGAGAGCAAGCGCGCCGCCACCGTGGACCTGCGCAGCGACACGGTGACGCGGCCCACGCCCGCCATGCGCCGCGCCATGGCCGAGGCCGAGGTCGGCGACGACGTCTATGGCGAGGACCCGACCATCAATCGCCTGGAGCACCGCGCCGCCGAGACCTTCGGCCGCGAGGCGGCGATCTTCGTGCCCACCGGGACCATGGGGAACCAGATCGCCATCAAATGCCACACCCGGCCCGGGCAGGAGGTCATCTGCGAGGCGCGCTCGCACATCCTGGATTACGAGATGGCAATGCTGGCGCACTTCTCCGGGTGCATCCCGCGCGCGGTGCCGGGCGAGGACGGCATCCTGCGCTGGAGCGAGATCAAGAAGAAGATCCGTCCCAAGACGTACTACGTGGCGCAGACCGGCCTGGTCGAGCTGGAGAACACGCATAACATGGGCGGCGGGACGGTGTATCCGACCGAGGTGGCGGAGGAGATCTGCGACGGCGCACACCAGGCCGGCCTGCCGGTGCACCTGGACGGCGCGCGGGTGTTCAACGCCGCCGCCGCGCTGCAAAGGCCGGTGGCGGAGATCACGCGCAAGTTCGACTCGGTGATGTTCTGCCTGTCGAAAGGCCTGGCCGCGCCCGTGGGCTCGCTGCTGGTGGGCAGCCGCAAGTTCATCGACCAAGCGCGCGTGTACCGCAAGGCGCTGGGCGGAGGCATGCGGCAAGCGGGCATCCTGGCGGCGGCCGGGCTGATCGCTTTAGAGGAGATGCCGAAACGTTTGCACGAGGACCACGCCAACGCTCGCTGGATGGCGGAGGAACTGGCGAAGGTCCGCGGCATCAAGCTCGACGCGAAAAAGGTCGCGACCAACATCGTGGTGTTCAACGTCGCGGGGACGGGGAAGACTTCGGCGGAGATCTCGCGGGCGCTGGCCGAGCGGGGCGTGCTGATCAACGGCATCGACCCGGAGAACATGCGCCTAGTGACGCACATGGATGTGGACCGAGCCGCCTGTGGGCGTGCCCTGGAGGCGCTGCGGAAGGTCTGTGGGTAA
- a CDS encoding SRPBCC family protein yields the protein MSINLEYSATAKCRPEHIWKVFEKLEQWAWWNPGIGRTKWTSGEPWQKGSHFDMELERPRRLKFDCEVLEPSIPNKVGWRGKGHMTIGEHWFSFEEQPSGTTLLKTWETLSGFGSMFIGKGMQQKTLDSYKLWFERLAAEAEKIAREELAKA from the coding sequence ATGAGCATCAACCTGGAGTACTCGGCGACGGCGAAATGCCGTCCGGAGCACATCTGGAAAGTGTTTGAAAAACTGGAGCAATGGGCTTGGTGGAACCCCGGCATTGGGCGAACCAAGTGGACCAGCGGCGAGCCCTGGCAGAAGGGCAGCCACTTCGACATGGAACTGGAGCGGCCCAGGCGCCTGAAATTCGACTGCGAGGTGCTGGAGCCTTCCATCCCCAACAAGGTCGGCTGGCGCGGCAAGGGCCACATGACCATCGGTGAGCACTGGTTCAGCTTCGAGGAGCAGCCCAGCGGCACAACCCTTTTGAAGACCTGGGAGACCCTTTCGGGCTTTGGATCCATGTTCATCGGCAAGGGCATGCAGCAGAAGACGCTTGACTCGTACAAGCTCTGGTTCGAGCGCTTGGCGGCGGAAGCGGAGAAGATCGCGCGCGAAGAGTTAGCGAAGGCATGA
- a CDS encoding acyl-CoA dehydrogenase, whose protein sequence is MDFQPNEEQLQLKKSVREFAEREILPHVMEWDEASHFPCEIVKELGRLGLMGVIFPQEYGGAGMGYVEYVTTIEELSRVDGSIGIIVAAHTSLCSNHIFIAGSEEQKKKYIPKLATGEFIGAWGLTEPGAGSDAGSARMTAVRKGNKWVLNGTKTFCTNGHYADVLVVIAVTDKTAHTHGLSAFVVEKGTKGFKPGKKENKLGLRASDTAELIFEDCEIPLENLVGKEGDGFVDAMRVLDGGRISIAALALGMAQGAYESALKYSKQRKQFGKLISEFQAIQWKLADMATEIDAAQLLTMRAADMKDKGMKTTLESSMAKLYASEVAVRCANEGVQIHGGYGFVKDYPAEKFYRDVKLCTIGEGTSEIQRLVIARQVLKE, encoded by the coding sequence TTGGATTTTCAACCCAACGAAGAACAGTTACAGCTGAAGAAAAGCGTGCGTGAGTTCGCGGAGCGCGAGATCCTGCCGCACGTGATGGAATGGGATGAGGCCTCGCACTTTCCCTGCGAAATAGTCAAGGAACTGGGCCGGCTGGGCCTGATGGGAGTCATCTTCCCCCAGGAGTACGGGGGGGCGGGCATGGGATACGTGGAGTACGTGACCACCATCGAGGAACTGTCGCGGGTGGACGGCTCGATCGGCATCATCGTGGCGGCGCATACATCCCTCTGTTCCAATCACATCTTCATCGCGGGGAGCGAAGAGCAGAAAAAGAAGTACATCCCCAAGCTGGCGACGGGGGAGTTCATCGGGGCATGGGGGTTGACCGAGCCGGGTGCGGGCTCGGACGCAGGCTCGGCGCGTATGACGGCGGTGCGCAAGGGGAACAAATGGGTGCTGAACGGCACCAAGACTTTCTGCACCAATGGCCACTACGCGGACGTATTGGTGGTGATCGCGGTGACCGACAAGACGGCGCACACGCACGGGCTCTCGGCGTTCGTCGTGGAGAAGGGAACGAAGGGATTCAAGCCGGGCAAGAAAGAGAACAAGCTGGGTCTGCGCGCCAGCGACACCGCGGAATTGATCTTTGAAGATTGCGAGATCCCGCTGGAGAACCTGGTGGGCAAGGAGGGCGATGGGTTCGTCGACGCCATGCGCGTGCTCGACGGCGGACGGATCTCGATCGCAGCGCTGGCCCTGGGCATGGCCCAGGGCGCGTACGAGTCGGCGCTGAAGTACTCCAAGCAGCGCAAGCAGTTCGGCAAGCTCATCAGCGAGTTCCAGGCCATCCAGTGGAAGCTGGCGGACATGGCTACGGAGATCGACGCAGCGCAACTGCTGACCATGCGCGCCGCAGACATGAAGGACAAAGGCATGAAGACCACGCTCGAGTCCTCGATGGCGAAGCTCTACGCCAGCGAGGTGGCAGTGCGCTGCGCCAATGAGGGAGTGCAGATCCACGGCGGGTACGGCTTTGTGAAGGATTACCCGGCGGAAAAGTTCTACCGCGACGTGAAGCTATGCACCATCGGCGAGGGCACCAGCGAGATCCAGCGGCTGGTGATCGCGCGGCAGGTGCTGAAGGAATAG
- the meaB gene encoding methylmalonyl Co-A mutase-associated GTPase MeaB, producing the protein MRALARAISAIEDNTPDAMPLLKALFPHSGKARIIGLTGPPGAGKSTLVDALAREYRKHNKTLGIIAVDPTSPYTGGAILGDRIRMQAHHADTGIYIRSMATRGFLGGLARTTADVATVLDAAGKDLILIETVGVGQDEIDIVRLADVTVVILVPGMGDDVQTIKAGIMEIADIFVINKSDREGAERVEREIRAMQSISQRADGWTPPIVKTVATEATGVPELAAAIAQYEEFLRKSKLLLKKKIESWRERLVEMLREALLERAMRERMGDGAVAQYAAEIVEHRRDPYTLVQEIVRGLGKD; encoded by the coding sequence ATGCGGGCGCTGGCGCGGGCCATCTCGGCCATCGAGGACAACACGCCGGACGCGATGCCGCTGCTGAAGGCGCTGTTCCCGCACAGCGGCAAGGCACGCATCATCGGGTTGACCGGCCCGCCGGGCGCGGGCAAGAGCACGCTGGTGGATGCGCTGGCCCGCGAATATCGCAAGCACAACAAGACCCTCGGCATCATTGCGGTGGACCCGACCAGCCCGTACACCGGTGGGGCCATCCTGGGCGACCGCATCCGCATGCAGGCGCACCACGCCGACACCGGCATCTACATCCGCAGCATGGCCACGCGCGGGTTCCTGGGCGGGCTAGCGCGGACCACGGCGGATGTGGCCACCGTGCTCGACGCCGCGGGCAAAGACCTGATCCTGATCGAGACCGTGGGGGTGGGGCAGGACGAGATCGACATCGTGCGCCTGGCGGACGTCACGGTGGTGATCCTGGTGCCGGGGATGGGCGACGACGTGCAAACCATCAAGGCCGGGATCATGGAGATCGCCGACATCTTCGTGATCAACAAGAGCGACCGCGAGGGAGCGGAGCGGGTGGAGCGCGAGATCCGGGCTATGCAGTCCATCTCGCAACGGGCCGACGGCTGGACGCCGCCCATCGTGAAGACGGTCGCGACCGAGGCGACGGGCGTGCCGGAGCTGGCGGCGGCGATCGCACAGTACGAAGAGTTCCTGCGCAAGTCGAAGCTGCTGCTGAAGAAGAAGATCGAGAGCTGGCGCGAGCGGCTGGTGGAGATGCTGCGCGAGGCGCTGCTGGAGCGCGCCATGCGCGAACGCATGGGCGACGGGGCGGTGGCGCAGTATGCGGCCGAGATCGTCGAGCACCGCCGCGACCCGTACACGCTGGTGCAGGAAATCGTAAGGGGTTTGGGGAAGGATTAG
- the mce gene encoding methylmalonyl-CoA epimerase — protein MFAIDHLGIAVKSLEQAKKFYQQLGMQVMPEEVVEQEKVRLAMVPLGESRIELLEPTSEESPIARFLAKRGEGLHHVSLRVDDLNATVKRLKQQGVRLISEDVKIGAGGHQYVFVHPQSASGVLLELVQEAAKGV, from the coding sequence ATGTTCGCCATCGATCATCTGGGGATCGCGGTCAAGTCGCTGGAGCAGGCGAAAAAATTCTACCAGCAGCTCGGCATGCAGGTGATGCCGGAAGAGGTCGTCGAACAGGAGAAGGTCCGGCTGGCGATGGTGCCGCTGGGTGAGTCGCGCATCGAGCTGCTGGAGCCCACCAGCGAGGAGTCTCCTATCGCGCGGTTCCTGGCCAAACGCGGTGAAGGGCTGCACCATGTGTCCCTGCGCGTGGACGACCTGAACGCCACCGTGAAGCGCCTGAAGCAGCAGGGCGTGCGGCTCATCTCCGAAGACGTAAAGATCGGGGCGGGCGGACACCAGTACGTATTCGTCCATCCGCAGAGCGCAAGCGGTGTGCTGCTGGAACTGGTGCAGGAAGCGGCGAAGGGCGTTTAA
- the tsaB gene encoding tRNA (adenosine(37)-N6)-threonylcarbamoyltransferase complex dimerization subunit type 1 TsaB produces the protein MLILGVDTSWKHGNIALVRDGNVLGTALLEGGTFSAQLVPQIARLLSENGLKKTDLDGFSVVSGPGSFTGLRVGLAAVKGLAEVLHKPIAATTVLEAMALGHGKEGKVAAATDAGRGEVYVGEYEVRRRGVRLQAASLGELVVARTEAASAVKGSEVICCEQSIAAMFRESGINPIELPRPDSAAIGRIGAEKIAAGETVSPDRLDADYMRRSDAEIFSPPKA, from the coding sequence ATGCTGATTCTCGGCGTCGATACATCGTGGAAGCATGGCAACATCGCGCTGGTGCGCGATGGAAACGTGTTGGGCACCGCGCTCCTCGAGGGTGGAACCTTCTCCGCGCAACTCGTGCCCCAGATCGCGCGCTTGCTTTCCGAGAACGGGCTGAAGAAGACCGATCTGGACGGGTTCTCGGTCGTGTCCGGGCCGGGTTCGTTCACCGGACTGCGCGTGGGGCTGGCCGCAGTGAAAGGACTTGCAGAGGTCCTGCACAAGCCCATCGCGGCGACCACCGTGCTCGAGGCCATGGCGCTGGGCCACGGCAAGGAAGGGAAGGTCGCGGCAGCGACGGATGCGGGCCGAGGCGAAGTTTACGTTGGCGAATATGAGGTCCGGCGCCGGGGAGTGAGGTTGCAGGCAGCCTCTCTAGGGGAGCTAGTCGTTGCGCGCACGGAGGCGGCGAGCGCTGTGAAAGGGTCGGAGGTGATCTGCTGCGAACAGTCGATTGCCGCGATGTTCCGCGAATCGGGCATCAACCCCATCGAGTTGCCCCGGCCGGACAGCGCAGCTATCGGCCGCATCGGGGCAGAAAAGATCGCGGCCGGCGAAACGGTTTCGCCGGATCGGCTCGATGCCGACTACATGCGCCGCTCCGACGCCGAGATCTTCAGCCCGCCGAAAGCTTGA